From the Robertmurraya sp. FSL R5-0851 genome, the window GGATTACTTTAGATATTCTTTCAAGTGAAACGCTTATTGGCTTTCTGGGCTGGCTAGAAAAGGTTAGAAAATGTAGCATCTCTACTAGAAATCAGAGGCTTTCAGCGATTCATTCCTTTTTTCGTTATGTTCAGGCCGAAGAACCTTCCGGTCTTTTCCATTTTCAAAAAGTAATCGCAATCCCCTCCAAAAAGGCAGAGAAAACTGTGGTGGAGCATCTGTCACCAGAGGCTATGAAACTACTTCTAGAACAGCCCGAAAGGGGCTGCATTAAGGGTCGACGTGACCTTACATTGATGAGTGTTCTGTATGATACTGGCGCAAGGGTGCAGGAACTAATTGATATAAAAGTAAGGGATGTAATCTTAGAAAATCCGGCAGTGATTGTATTAACAGGAAAAGGAAATAAGACAAGGCGAGTTCCTCTTTTGAAAAATTCCGTATCATTATTGGAACGCTATATTATCGAAAATAATCTGGATAAACCATGGAAAAATGAATATCCTCTCTTTACAAATAATCAGCAAAACAAGCTTACTAAGGAAGGGATTGCCTATATAATAACAAAATATGTTGAATTAGCTAGGAGAACATCAACCCTAGTTCCTTCGAAAGTGAAACCCCATATGTTTCGTCACTCGAAGGCAATGCATTTACTACAAGCAGGAGTAAATCTCATATACATACGTGATTTTCTTGGACATGTAGATATAAAGACGACAGAAATTTACGCCAGAATAGATACTGAGACGAAAAGAAAGGCAATTGAAAATGTTTACCCTGATTTGATTGATAGCACTCTTCCCGACTGGAATAAGGATCAGGCATTGCTTACTTGGCTTTCCGAATTAAAGTAGGCCAGAAATTATGCAAAGTAAATGGGATATAACCCCTTATTATTTATGGGTTTAGAAAGTTTACTTTGCATAATATTTTACTTT encodes:
- a CDS encoding site-specific integrase, coding for MKPTDFAKHLTEFLSVYLPSQKNVSRNTIQSYRDTFKLLIKYCQEKKNIRAERITLDILSSETLIGFLGWLEKVRKCSISTRNQRLSAIHSFFRYVQAEEPSGLFHFQKVIAIPSKKAEKTVVEHLSPEAMKLLLEQPERGCIKGRRDLTLMSVLYDTGARVQELIDIKVRDVILENPAVIVLTGKGNKTRRVPLLKNSVSLLERYIIENNLDKPWKNEYPLFTNNQQNKLTKEGIAYIITKYVELARRTSTLVPSKVKPHMFRHSKAMHLLQAGVNLIYIRDFLGHVDIKTTEIYARIDTETKRKAIENVYPDLIDSTLPDWNKDQALLTWLSELK